One stretch of Centroberyx gerrardi isolate f3 chromosome 13, fCenGer3.hap1.cur.20231027, whole genome shotgun sequence DNA includes these proteins:
- the LOC139925580 gene encoding zinc finger protein 521-like isoform X1: MKTHASNKPHKCPVCRRGFLSSSSLHGHMQVHERGKDGSSSGLSRADEWKLKETRKCSRCEEGFDVPEELQRHIAECHPECSPSEDGGLGATLQCIYCHEPFSDEGTLLTHIDQAHSRDRKGHTCAICSEHFLSVEDLYAHMDIHQLPESSNHSNSPSLLTVGYTSVSSTTPDSNLSVDSSTMVETAPPVPKTRGRRKRAAQHTSDMGGRSSKQPKISYSCIYCNKQVFSSLAVLQIHLRTMHLDKPEQAHTCQFCLEVLPSLFNLNEHLKQVHNAEDHAALLASLPDALLQCNFCPEVLSDLNALQEHIRCSHGFPSPVAKESNAFFCPQCFMGFLTEATLEEHVRQTHCDGGSLRFDSPLAVTPKEPIVEVYSCSYCTNSPIFNSVLKLNKHIKENHKNIPLALNYINNGKKSLRTLSPSSPISVEQTTLLKQSSSASRTTSEFICNQCGAKYTSLDLFQTHLKTHLDGLQPQLTCPQCNKEFPNQESLLKHVTVHFTITSTYYICESCDKQFTSVDDLQKHLLDMHTFVFFRCTLCQEVFDSKVSTQLHLAVKHSNEKKVYRCTSCNWDFRHETDLQLHVKHSHLENQGRAHRCIFCGESFGTEVELQCHITTHSKKYNCRFCSKAFHAIVLLEKHLREKHCVFEGKAQNCGANGSTAGGGEGQAKEDVELQGLLTNSHGTGPVGGSVVESQNSRDGSEEEVDTADPMYGCDICGASYTMDSLLTNHQLRDHNIRPGESALMKRKAEMIKGNHKCNVCSRTFFSEPGLREHMQTHLGPVKHYMCPICGERFPSLLTLTEHKVTHSKSLDTGSCRICKMPLQCEDDFLEHCQMHPDLRNSLTGFRCVVCMQTVTSTLELKIHGTFHMQKTGTMSTNHPIGRSNAISHNQQQHQIQKFFKCASCLKDFRSKQDLVKLDINGLPYGLCASCVTAAGSKSSSPTVNGGRQQQQQGGATTPATTTATWIQGESLSPGEGKGKAASSSSSSSSTSSSSAAKTRCSSCNVKFESEAELQNHVQTVHREQAGDSNSGQLRTPQVSPMPRASPSQTEEKKTYQCIKCQMVFYSEWDIQVHVANHMLEEGLNHECKLCSQSFDSPAKLQCHLIEHSFEGMGGTFKCPVCFTVFVQASKLQQHIFSAHGQEDKIYDCSQCPQKFFFQTELQNHTLTQHSS; encoded by the exons ATGAAAACCCACGCCTCCAACAAACCCCACAAGTGCCCTGTGTGCCGCCGaggcttcctctcctccagctcactCCACGGCCACATGCAAGTACACGAAAGGGGCAAAGATGGCAGCAGCTCAGGCCTTTCTAGAGCTGATGAATGGAAGTTGAAAGAAACCCGCAAATGCAGCCGATGTGAGGAGGGCTTTGATGTCCCAGAAGAGCTCCAGAGGCACATCGCTGAGTGCCATCCTGAGTGCTCTCCGTCGGAGGATGGGGGCCTGGGCGCCACCCTGCAGTGCATCTACTGCCATGAGCCCTTCAGCGATGAGGGCACCCTGCTGACCCACATCGACCAGGCCCATAGCCGCGACAGGAAGGGCCACACTTGCGCTATCTGCTCTGAGCACTTCCTGTCTGTTGAGGACCTCTATGCTCACATGGACATCCACCAGCTCCCTGAATctagtaaccatagcaacagccCCTCCCTGCTGACAGTGGGCTACACCTCCGTCTCTAGCACCACTCCTGACTCCAACCTCTCTGTCGACAGCTCCACCATGGTGGAGACAGCCCCACCTGTGCCCAAGacaagggggaggaggaagagggctgCCCAGCACACATCTGACATGGGAGGACGTTCCTCCAAACAGCCTAAGATCTCCTACAGTTGCATCTACTGCAACAAGCAGGTGTTCTCCAGCTTGGCTGTACTTCAGATTCACCTGCGCACCATGCATCTAGACAAACCAGAGCAGGCTCATACTTGCCAGTTTTGTTTGGAGGTTCTGCCCTCTTTATTCAATCTAAATGAACACCTGAAGCAGGTCCACAATGCAGAGGACCATGCTGCCCTGCTAGCCAGCTTGCCTGATGCCCTGCTTCAATGTAACTTCTGCCCTGAGGTGTTGAGTGACCTCAACGCCCTCCAGGAACACATCCGCTGCTCCCATGGCTTTCCCAGCCCTGTGGCCAAGGAGAGCAATGCCTTTTTCTGCCCCCAATGCTTCATGGGGTTCTTGACAGAGGCCACCTTGGAGGAGCATGTCCGTCAGACTCACTGTGATGGGGGAAGCCTGCGCTTTGACTCTCCCCTGGCTGTAACTCCCAAGGAGCCTATTGTAGAGGTATACTCCTGTTCCTACTGCACCAATTCCCCTATATTCAACAGTGTTCTGAAGCTCAACAAGCACATCAAGGAGAATCATAAGAACATTCCTCTGGCACTGAACTACatcaacaatggaaagaaatcCCTACGCACCCTCAGCCCCTCTTCTCCAATATCTGTGGAACAAACTACCTTGCTGAAGCAAAGCAGTTCAGCCTCTCGCACTACCAGTGAGTTCATCTGTAACCAATGTGGGGCCAAGTATACCAGCCTGGACCTTTTCCAGACTCACCTAAAAACTCATCTGGATGGCCTGCAGCCTCAACTCACCTGCCCACAGTGCAACAAAGAGTTCCCCAACCAAGAGTCCTTGCTTAAGCATGTGACAGTCCACTTCACCATTACCTCCACTTACTACATCTGTGAGAGCTGTGACAAGCAGTTCACCTCGGTGGATGACCTACAGAAGCACCTACTTGACATGCATACCTTTGTGTTTTTCCGTTGCACGTTGTGCCAGGAAGTGTTTGACTCCAAGGTGTCCACCCAGCTCCACCTGGCTGTTAAGCACAGCAATGAGAAGAAGGTGTACCGCTGCACCTCCTGCAATTGGGACTTCAGACATGAGACAGACCTGCAGCTGCATGTCAAACACAGCCATCTGGAAAACCAGGGTCGTGCTCACCGCTGCATTTTCTGCGGTGAGTCCTTTGGCACAGAGGTGGAGCTGCAGTGCCACATCACCACCCACAGCAAGAAGTATAACTGCCGCTTCTGCAGCAAGGCCTTCCATGCCATTGTCCTGTTGGAGAAACATTTGAGGGAGAAGCACTGTGTGTTTGAGGGCAAGGCCCAGAACTGTGGTGCCAATGGCTCTACtgcaggaggtggagaaggCCAGGCGAAAGAAGATGTTGAGCTACAAGGCCTCTTGACAAACAGCCATGGTACAGGGCCAGTAGGAGGATCTGTGGTAGAATCCCAGAACAGCCGTGATGGAAGTGAGGAAGAGGTGGACACTGCAGACCCCATGTACGGGTGTGACATCTGTGGGGCATCTTACACCATGGATTCACTCCTCACTAACCACCAGCTAAGGGACCACAATATCCGCCCTGGGGAAAGTGCCTTGATGAAAAGGAAAGCGGAAATGATCAAGGGCAACCACAAGTGTAATGTCTGCTCCCGCACCTTCTTCTCTGAGCctgggctgagggaacatatgCAGACCCACCTTGGGCCTGTCAAACACTACATGTGTCCCATCTGCGGGGAGCGTTTCCCTTCCCTGCTCACCCTGACTGAGCACAAGGTCACCCATAGCAAGAGTCTGGACACTGGCAGCTGCCGCATTTGTAAGATGCCTCTTCAGTGCGAAGACGACTTTCTGGAGCATTGCCAGATGCACCCTGACCTGAGGAACTCCCTGACAGGTTTCCGCTGTGTGGTCTGCATGCAGACAGTCACCTCCACACTGGAGCTCAAGATCCATGGTACCTTCCACATGCAAAAGACAGGCACTATGTCCACCAACCACCCTATCGGCCGCAGCAATGCCATCTCTCACAACCAGCAGCAACACCAGATCCAAAAATTCTTCAAGTGTGCCTCCTGCCTGAAGGATTTCCGCTCCAAACAGGACCTGGTGAAGCTGGACATCAACGGACTGCCGTACGGCCTCTGTGCATCCTGTGTGACAGCAGCTGGCTCCAAGAGCTCCAGCCCAACGGTAAATGGAGGaaggcaacagcagcagcagggtggaGCCACCACTCCAGCAACAACTACAGCTACATGGATCCAGGGGGAGAGTCTCAGCCCTGGGGAGGGGAAAGGCAAAGCcgcctcttcatcatcttcatcctcctccacaTCCTCATCATCCGCTGCCAAGACACGATGCTCCAGCTGCAATGTGAAGTTTGAGTCTGAAGCTGAGTTGCAAAACCATGTCCAGACGGTGCATCGGGAACAGGCTGGGGACAGCAACAGCGGGCAGCTCAGGACCCCCCAGGTGTCCCCCATGCCCAGAGCCAGCCCCTCACAAACCGAAGAG AAGAAGACATACCAGTGCATCAAATGTCAGATGGTGTTCTACAGTGAATGGGACATCCAAGTTCATGTGGCCAACCACATGCTGG
- the LOC139925580 gene encoding zinc finger protein 521-like isoform X2, translated as MKTHASNKPHKCPVCRRGFLSSSSLHGHMQVHERGKDGSSSGLSRADEWKLKETRKCSRCEEGFDVPEELQRHIAECHPECSPSEDGGLGATLQCIYCHEPFSDEGTLLTHIDQAHSRDRKGHTCAICSEHFLSVEDLYAHMDIHQLPESSNHSNSPSLLTVGYTSVSSTTPDSNLSVDSSTMVETAPPVPKTRGRRKRAAQHTSDMGGRSSKQPKISYSCIYCNKQVFSSLAVLQIHLRTMHLDKPEQAHTCQFCLEVLPSLFNLNEHLKQVHNAEDHAALLASLPDALLQCNFCPEVLSDLNALQEHIRCSHGFPSPVAKESNAFFCPQCFMGFLTEATLEEHVRQTHCDGGSLRFDSPLAVTPKEPIVEVYSCSYCTNSPIFNSVLKLNKHIKENHKNIPLALNYINNGKKSLRTLSPSSPISVEQTTLLKQSSSASRTTSEFICNQCGAKYTSLDLFQTHLKTHLDGLQPQLTCPQCNKEFPNQESLLKHVTVHFTITSTYYICESCDKQFTSVDDLQKHLLDMHTFVFFRCTLCQEVFDSKVSTQLHLAVKHSNEKKVYRCTSCNWDFRHETDLQLHVKHSHLENQGRAHRCIFCGESFGTEVELQCHITTHSKKYNCRFCSKAFHAIVLLEKHLREKHCVFEGKAQNCGANGSTAGGGEGQAKEDVELQGLLTNSHGTGPVGGSVVESQNSRDGSEEEVDTADPMYGCDICGASYTMDSLLTNHQLRDHNIRPGESALMKRKAEMIKGNHKCNVCSRTFFSEPGLREHMQTHLGPVKHYMCPICGERFPSLLTLTEHKVTHSKSLDTGSCRICKMPLQCEDDFLEHCQMHPDLRNSLTGFRCVVCMQTVTSTLELKIHGTFHMQKTGTMSTNHPIGRSNAISHNQQQHQIQKFFKCASCLKDFRSKQDLVKLDINGLPYGLCASCVTAAGSKSSSPTVNGGRQQQQQGGATTPATTTATWIQGESLSPGEGKGKAASSSSSSSSTSSSSAAKTRCSSCNVKFESEAELQNHVQTVHREQAGDSNSGQLRTPQVSPMPRASPSQTEEKKTYQCIKCQMVFYSEWDIQVHVANHMLGIGGPDGGI; from the exons ATGAAAACCCACGCCTCCAACAAACCCCACAAGTGCCCTGTGTGCCGCCGaggcttcctctcctccagctcactCCACGGCCACATGCAAGTACACGAAAGGGGCAAAGATGGCAGCAGCTCAGGCCTTTCTAGAGCTGATGAATGGAAGTTGAAAGAAACCCGCAAATGCAGCCGATGTGAGGAGGGCTTTGATGTCCCAGAAGAGCTCCAGAGGCACATCGCTGAGTGCCATCCTGAGTGCTCTCCGTCGGAGGATGGGGGCCTGGGCGCCACCCTGCAGTGCATCTACTGCCATGAGCCCTTCAGCGATGAGGGCACCCTGCTGACCCACATCGACCAGGCCCATAGCCGCGACAGGAAGGGCCACACTTGCGCTATCTGCTCTGAGCACTTCCTGTCTGTTGAGGACCTCTATGCTCACATGGACATCCACCAGCTCCCTGAATctagtaaccatagcaacagccCCTCCCTGCTGACAGTGGGCTACACCTCCGTCTCTAGCACCACTCCTGACTCCAACCTCTCTGTCGACAGCTCCACCATGGTGGAGACAGCCCCACCTGTGCCCAAGacaagggggaggaggaagagggctgCCCAGCACACATCTGACATGGGAGGACGTTCCTCCAAACAGCCTAAGATCTCCTACAGTTGCATCTACTGCAACAAGCAGGTGTTCTCCAGCTTGGCTGTACTTCAGATTCACCTGCGCACCATGCATCTAGACAAACCAGAGCAGGCTCATACTTGCCAGTTTTGTTTGGAGGTTCTGCCCTCTTTATTCAATCTAAATGAACACCTGAAGCAGGTCCACAATGCAGAGGACCATGCTGCCCTGCTAGCCAGCTTGCCTGATGCCCTGCTTCAATGTAACTTCTGCCCTGAGGTGTTGAGTGACCTCAACGCCCTCCAGGAACACATCCGCTGCTCCCATGGCTTTCCCAGCCCTGTGGCCAAGGAGAGCAATGCCTTTTTCTGCCCCCAATGCTTCATGGGGTTCTTGACAGAGGCCACCTTGGAGGAGCATGTCCGTCAGACTCACTGTGATGGGGGAAGCCTGCGCTTTGACTCTCCCCTGGCTGTAACTCCCAAGGAGCCTATTGTAGAGGTATACTCCTGTTCCTACTGCACCAATTCCCCTATATTCAACAGTGTTCTGAAGCTCAACAAGCACATCAAGGAGAATCATAAGAACATTCCTCTGGCACTGAACTACatcaacaatggaaagaaatcCCTACGCACCCTCAGCCCCTCTTCTCCAATATCTGTGGAACAAACTACCTTGCTGAAGCAAAGCAGTTCAGCCTCTCGCACTACCAGTGAGTTCATCTGTAACCAATGTGGGGCCAAGTATACCAGCCTGGACCTTTTCCAGACTCACCTAAAAACTCATCTGGATGGCCTGCAGCCTCAACTCACCTGCCCACAGTGCAACAAAGAGTTCCCCAACCAAGAGTCCTTGCTTAAGCATGTGACAGTCCACTTCACCATTACCTCCACTTACTACATCTGTGAGAGCTGTGACAAGCAGTTCACCTCGGTGGATGACCTACAGAAGCACCTACTTGACATGCATACCTTTGTGTTTTTCCGTTGCACGTTGTGCCAGGAAGTGTTTGACTCCAAGGTGTCCACCCAGCTCCACCTGGCTGTTAAGCACAGCAATGAGAAGAAGGTGTACCGCTGCACCTCCTGCAATTGGGACTTCAGACATGAGACAGACCTGCAGCTGCATGTCAAACACAGCCATCTGGAAAACCAGGGTCGTGCTCACCGCTGCATTTTCTGCGGTGAGTCCTTTGGCACAGAGGTGGAGCTGCAGTGCCACATCACCACCCACAGCAAGAAGTATAACTGCCGCTTCTGCAGCAAGGCCTTCCATGCCATTGTCCTGTTGGAGAAACATTTGAGGGAGAAGCACTGTGTGTTTGAGGGCAAGGCCCAGAACTGTGGTGCCAATGGCTCTACtgcaggaggtggagaaggCCAGGCGAAAGAAGATGTTGAGCTACAAGGCCTCTTGACAAACAGCCATGGTACAGGGCCAGTAGGAGGATCTGTGGTAGAATCCCAGAACAGCCGTGATGGAAGTGAGGAAGAGGTGGACACTGCAGACCCCATGTACGGGTGTGACATCTGTGGGGCATCTTACACCATGGATTCACTCCTCACTAACCACCAGCTAAGGGACCACAATATCCGCCCTGGGGAAAGTGCCTTGATGAAAAGGAAAGCGGAAATGATCAAGGGCAACCACAAGTGTAATGTCTGCTCCCGCACCTTCTTCTCTGAGCctgggctgagggaacatatgCAGACCCACCTTGGGCCTGTCAAACACTACATGTGTCCCATCTGCGGGGAGCGTTTCCCTTCCCTGCTCACCCTGACTGAGCACAAGGTCACCCATAGCAAGAGTCTGGACACTGGCAGCTGCCGCATTTGTAAGATGCCTCTTCAGTGCGAAGACGACTTTCTGGAGCATTGCCAGATGCACCCTGACCTGAGGAACTCCCTGACAGGTTTCCGCTGTGTGGTCTGCATGCAGACAGTCACCTCCACACTGGAGCTCAAGATCCATGGTACCTTCCACATGCAAAAGACAGGCACTATGTCCACCAACCACCCTATCGGCCGCAGCAATGCCATCTCTCACAACCAGCAGCAACACCAGATCCAAAAATTCTTCAAGTGTGCCTCCTGCCTGAAGGATTTCCGCTCCAAACAGGACCTGGTGAAGCTGGACATCAACGGACTGCCGTACGGCCTCTGTGCATCCTGTGTGACAGCAGCTGGCTCCAAGAGCTCCAGCCCAACGGTAAATGGAGGaaggcaacagcagcagcagggtggaGCCACCACTCCAGCAACAACTACAGCTACATGGATCCAGGGGGAGAGTCTCAGCCCTGGGGAGGGGAAAGGCAAAGCcgcctcttcatcatcttcatcctcctccacaTCCTCATCATCCGCTGCCAAGACACGATGCTCCAGCTGCAATGTGAAGTTTGAGTCTGAAGCTGAGTTGCAAAACCATGTCCAGACGGTGCATCGGGAACAGGCTGGGGACAGCAACAGCGGGCAGCTCAGGACCCCCCAGGTGTCCCCCATGCCCAGAGCCAGCCCCTCACAAACCGAAGAG AAGAAGACATACCAGTGCATCAAATGTCAGATGGTGTTCTACAGTGAATGGGACATCCAAGTTCATGTGGCCAACCACATGCTGG